In Phycisphaerae bacterium, one genomic interval encodes:
- the murQ gene encoding N-acetylmuramic acid 6-phosphate etherase, which produces MQDRGHLLTELRNPNSMRVDRMSIAEAVDLMNAEDATIPAAVAAAKAEICQTIELVVAAFEAGGRLIYVGAGTSGRLGVLDASECPPTFLSDPRMVQGVISGGWDALRRAIEGAEDYPQDGAAKMDEMEVGPHDVVMGITTGGTTPYVHGAIRRARERGAKTVFFGCVLKEHVPDEADVSIRVLVGPEVVTGSTRLKAGTATKLVLNMITTIAMIRIGKVYENLMVDVNTRSNKKLVDRGTRMIMTVTGLERAAAADLLARSGGHVKTALVMHAKGVDRATAEELLTAAHGHVARIIEGQQNTSETQKTQRRTEGT; this is translated from the coding sequence ATGCAGGACCGGGGCCATCTTCTGACCGAGCTGCGCAACCCGAATTCAATGCGCGTGGATCGCATGTCCATTGCTGAGGCCGTGGACCTGATGAACGCCGAGGACGCGACCATTCCGGCCGCGGTCGCGGCGGCCAAAGCAGAGATCTGCCAGACGATCGAGCTGGTGGTGGCCGCGTTCGAAGCCGGCGGCCGGCTGATCTACGTCGGGGCCGGCACGAGCGGCCGGCTGGGCGTGCTGGATGCTTCCGAGTGCCCGCCGACATTCCTCTCGGATCCGCGCATGGTGCAGGGCGTGATCTCCGGCGGGTGGGACGCGCTGCGGCGGGCGATCGAGGGGGCCGAGGACTACCCCCAGGACGGCGCCGCGAAGATGGACGAAATGGAGGTCGGGCCGCACGACGTGGTCATGGGCATTACGACCGGCGGCACCACGCCGTACGTGCACGGCGCGATCCGCCGGGCGCGCGAGCGGGGCGCGAAGACCGTGTTCTTCGGGTGTGTGCTGAAGGAGCACGTGCCGGACGAGGCGGACGTGTCGATCCGCGTGCTGGTGGGGCCGGAAGTCGTGACGGGCAGCACGCGCTTGAAGGCGGGGACGGCGACGAAGCTCGTGCTGAACATGATCACGACGATCGCGATGATCCGCATCGGCAAGGTGTACGAGAACCTGATGGTCGATGTGAACACGCGCTCGAACAAGAAGCTGGTCGATCGCGGCACGCGGATGATCATGACCGTGACGGGGCTGGAACGGGCGGCGGCGGCGGATTTGCTGGCGCGCTCGGGCGGACACGTGAAAACGGCGCTGGTCATGCATGCGAAGGGCGTGGACCGGGCGACGGCGGAGGAGCTGCTGACCGCGGCGCACGGGCACGTGGCACGGATCATCGAGGGGCAACAGAACACCTCAGAGACACAGAAAACACAGCGGCGCACAGAGGGGACTTGA